GGCGCAACACCTGTGCGTGTCTGGCGCCGGTGGCCGCCAAGGGGCGTCAGCCGTCGGGAGGCGCTTGCGGCCCGGCCGTACTGCGTCCCATGAATGGGGACCGGGGCCTGTTCCGGCGCGGGCCGGAATGGAGCCTGAGCCGTGGCGTCATTGCAGTTCAGCAGGTTCTCGGTCGCATGTACGATCCCGGACGTGATCGTTGCTTCTTCCCTTGACCCCACCTCGCAGTCCTGGGCCTTCGGCGAGGTCGTCGGCTACCTGCTCCCCGCCGCCATAGGCATCGGCGTGCTGTGGCGGCTGACCCGCGCCTGGCGCAAGCAGTCCACTCCGCCCGGCAGCGATCCGGCCCAAACGGCGCGGGCGAAGAAGAAACGGACCTGGTTCATCGCGGGCGTGAGCGTGTTCATCGCCGCCGTCGCAAGCGTGAAGGCGTTCACCGAGTACGACCCAGAACCCCGCGCCGTCGAGACGGTCGCCGCGGACGGGACCGAGGAGTACCCCGTCATCGTCCTCCCGGAGCTCTTCGACCGCTTCCGCCTGCTGAAGGGCGAGGACGCCACACGCGCCGAGGACGAGGTACTGGCCGGCCGGAAACTGCCGCACAGCATCCGGACCGGCTTCTACGACCAAGACGCCGACGGGGCCTATGACCTCTTCGTCATGGTCAACAGCGCCGACTGGGACCCCAAGGTCGCCGATTCCAAGGCCACCAAGTCCATCTCCCAGGAGTTCCGCAACCTCTTCGCCGGCGCCAAGGCCCGCGACGTGACCCGCTTCGACCCCGGCAAGCACGGCGGCGGCCTCGCCTGCGGCCACGTCACCGGCCCTGACGGCGACCAAACCCTCTGTGCATGGAGCGACGCCGCCAACCTCGTCGGCGTACGCCACGTCCACGAAACCGACCTCGCCGCCGCGGCCCGCACCACCCTCGCCCTGCGCAACGCAGCCAGCAGCTGACAGGCATGCTCCGCTCCCCCGAAGGGGGCGACCTTGTGCGAGGTGAGCCCCGCAGTTTCTCCCCGTGCCCGCTCTCCTGGACCTTCTGCAGTCTCTCGACGAACAGCCCGCTGAGGGGCTGATCTACGCAGCCGAGCGCTGTGCGCAGGGCCTTGGGAGCAGACGTCGGAGCGTGGTGCTGCAGGAGGCCGGGCGTGGCCGGCGTCGACGTACGGGGGCGGGCAGAGGACGGGGCATCGTCGGTGGGGCTGGTCTGCGGGAATATGCAACGACAGCCCGGCAACTCCCGTTTTCCAGAGGGGCACGCGCGCTGTTCTGCCAGCGGCAGAACAGCGGCCGGTCCGGGCTCGATGATCACTACAGTCCGGTCTCATGGCGACGATTACCACGCGCACGGTCGAGTACCCGGCGGACGGTGTGACGATGATCGGGCACCTCGCTCTTCCGGCCGGTGTCGACCGCCGGCCCGCGGTACTGATCGGACCAGAGGGCATGGGGCTCAGCGACGTCGAGCGCCGCCGGGCCGATGCTCTCGCCGAGCTGGGGTACATGGCGCTGGCCTTCGATCTTCACGGCGGGCGCTATTGGGGCGACCCCGAGGAGATGCTGGCCCGTTGCCTACCGTTGCTCGCCGATCCCGACCGGATGCGGGGCATCGGTCAGGCTGCCCTCGACGTGCTGCGCACCGAACCGCGCACCGACCCCGACCGGATCGCCGTCGTCGGCTACGGCACCGGGGGCGCCGTCGGGCTGGAACTCGGGCGCGGCGGCGCACACCTGTGCGGGATCGGGACGGTCAACGCACTGACCACGGGCCGGCCGGGCGAGGCGGCGCGCATTCGCTGCCCGGTGTGGGCCGGGGTCGGCTCGGAAGACCCGATCATGCCGCCCGCGCAATGGAACGCGTTCACCACCGAGATGCAGGCCGCGGGCGTCGACTGGCGCCTGACGGTCTACGGCGGCGCTCTGCACGCCTTCCACCACCCGCCGGTCGACCACCCCACGGTCCCCGGCGTCGGCTACCACCCACAGCACGCACAGCGAGCCTGGCGCGACGTCGTCAACCTGCTCGCCGAATGCC
The genomic region above belongs to Streptomyces sp. PCS3-D2 and contains:
- a CDS encoding dienelactone hydrolase family protein codes for the protein MATITTRTVEYPADGVTMIGHLALPAGVDRRPAVLIGPEGMGLSDVERRRADALAELGYMALAFDLHGGRYWGDPEEMLARCLPLLADPDRMRGIGQAALDVLRTEPRTDPDRIAVVGYGTGGAVGLELGRGGAHLCGIGTVNALTTGRPGEAARIRCPVWAGVGSEDPIMPPAQWNAFTTEMQAAGVDWRLTVYGGALHAFHHPPVDHPTVPGVGYHPQHAQRAWRDVVNLLAECLPVTEAPTSCSGPGRV